One Fuerstiella marisgermanici DNA window includes the following coding sequences:
- a CDS encoding serine hydrolase — protein sequence MKLQFFVITAVLLAASTSTAADKLDIVICGGRIVDGTGAPWYVADVGIDDAKIVRIGHIAAEDGEQVIDATGLIVAPGFIDMMGQTASPMVEDPKTAINLLTQGITTINAGEGGSAAPLSNDEGKHKGYTTMAEYFTLVESKGLPVNVVQTVGHTQVRRIVFGDADRRPSADELTKMQDLVREGMEAGAIGVSTALIYPPAVYAETEEIAALAAAAGEYGGRYYTHMRNEGDKLLEAIDEALEIGRQGKTPVHIFHLKAAGRQNWGKMQLAIAKIKAARAAGEQVTADIYPYVNNGLGIAALIHPRHFGEGYDKLRRRLDDADLRAEIRTEMETTAGWENWFRHAGHDWNRIIIGRSNVADYKELDGQSVAAIAKATDEDPWDVFFKLVKAGAFALPETMTDANKILAMQQDFVSFCTDVGPAGGSRSASHPRAFGAFPRMLSKYVRDLGAISLERAVAQASAAAANDVLAYDRGRISVGLAADVIAFDYDQLTDHADFVNPHAVSEGMKHVIVNGVSVLKDGKQTDARPGRILRGPGYKRETAPHNVKSGEDVAAFASYDRHMHDFMQEHRVPGASVAVTDQGKVVFARGYGYADVATREQVDPESLFRIASISKPITAVAILQLVEKGQLKLDDKILSVLNHSDDIKAAGDAFDPRWEDISIRHLLQHRGGWDRGKSFDAMFKPIDFAKQVGTDAPADQATIIKAMFSQKLDFDPGERYAYSNFGYCLLGRVIEKLTHQSYEDYVKENVLAPIGITTMRIGATHLQGRAKNEVRYYQPGKGKSVFQKTLGQEVPWQYGAWHLEAMDSHGGWIASATDLAKFAAAFDDPQHCKLLSAESIKLMYERPPGLAGHKEDGTPEDKFYSLGWINRVVDGGKLNHWHTGSLNGTATILIRRHDGKNFVALLNSRVSPSSGHLGRDIDSLLHKAANDVTEWPDSAPDSGGH from the coding sequence ATGAAACTGCAGTTCTTTGTCATTACGGCTGTATTGCTTGCCGCGTCAACGTCGACGGCAGCGGACAAGCTGGACATCGTTATTTGTGGCGGCAGGATCGTCGATGGCACAGGCGCGCCTTGGTATGTGGCAGATGTCGGTATTGACGATGCGAAGATTGTTCGGATCGGACACATCGCTGCCGAAGACGGCGAACAGGTCATCGATGCCACCGGGTTGATCGTGGCTCCCGGTTTCATCGACATGATGGGACAAACGGCTTCGCCGATGGTCGAAGATCCCAAAACGGCCATCAACCTGCTGACTCAGGGGATCACCACGATCAACGCGGGTGAAGGCGGTTCGGCCGCTCCGCTTAGTAATGATGAGGGAAAGCACAAAGGCTATACGACCATGGCCGAGTACTTCACTCTGGTCGAATCCAAGGGGCTGCCGGTCAATGTTGTTCAGACCGTGGGGCATACTCAGGTGAGACGCATCGTCTTCGGTGACGCCGACAGACGTCCGTCTGCTGACGAACTCACAAAGATGCAGGACCTTGTGCGAGAAGGAATGGAAGCCGGCGCCATTGGCGTTTCAACCGCGTTGATTTACCCACCCGCCGTCTACGCAGAAACCGAAGAAATCGCGGCCCTCGCCGCGGCCGCCGGTGAATATGGCGGCCGCTATTACACTCATATGCGAAACGAGGGCGACAAGCTGCTGGAGGCGATTGATGAAGCACTTGAGATCGGTCGCCAGGGAAAAACGCCCGTTCATATCTTTCACCTGAAAGCCGCCGGTCGACAGAACTGGGGCAAGATGCAGCTCGCGATCGCCAAAATCAAAGCCGCTCGAGCCGCGGGTGAACAGGTGACAGCGGACATCTATCCTTACGTCAACAATGGTCTTGGCATCGCTGCACTGATCCACCCTCGGCATTTTGGTGAAGGGTACGACAAGCTTCGTCGCCGTTTAGACGATGCGGACCTGCGAGCGGAAATTCGCACAGAGATGGAAACCACCGCCGGCTGGGAGAACTGGTTTCGTCACGCCGGTCACGATTGGAATCGAATCATCATCGGGCGCAGCAACGTTGCTGACTATAAGGAGCTTGATGGTCAGTCGGTCGCTGCGATCGCAAAGGCGACTGATGAAGATCCGTGGGATGTGTTTTTCAAGTTGGTCAAAGCCGGAGCGTTCGCGCTGCCTGAAACGATGACCGACGCCAACAAGATTCTGGCCATGCAGCAGGACTTTGTTTCGTTCTGCACAGACGTTGGGCCTGCGGGAGGAAGTCGTTCTGCGTCGCACCCGCGAGCCTTCGGGGCGTTTCCACGAATGCTGTCAAAGTATGTCCGGGATCTCGGAGCAATCTCGTTGGAACGAGCGGTCGCTCAGGCCAGTGCTGCGGCCGCAAACGATGTGTTGGCCTACGATCGAGGCCGCATTTCCGTCGGACTTGCGGCTGACGTCATCGCGTTTGACTACGACCAGCTAACGGACCACGCCGACTTCGTGAATCCTCACGCCGTGTCGGAAGGCATGAAGCACGTGATCGTGAACGGGGTGAGTGTGCTGAAGGACGGCAAACAAACAGACGCTCGCCCGGGCCGAATTCTCCGTGGCCCTGGTTACAAACGGGAGACGGCTCCGCACAATGTAAAATCGGGCGAGGACGTCGCAGCGTTTGCCAGCTACGACAGGCATATGCATGACTTCATGCAAGAGCACCGAGTTCCCGGCGCTTCCGTCGCCGTCACAGATCAGGGCAAGGTTGTGTTCGCTCGCGGTTACGGTTACGCCGACGTCGCGACTCGCGAACAGGTTGATCCCGAAAGTCTCTTCCGGATTGCGAGCATCTCGAAGCCGATTACGGCAGTGGCGATTTTGCAATTGGTCGAAAAAGGCCAGCTGAAACTCGACGACAAAATTCTTTCGGTGCTAAATCATAGCGATGACATCAAGGCGGCGGGCGACGCATTCGATCCTCGCTGGGAGGACATCTCCATTCGGCATTTGTTGCAGCATCGCGGAGGCTGGGACCGTGGCAAGTCCTTCGACGCGATGTTCAAACCGATCGACTTCGCCAAACAAGTCGGCACTGACGCTCCCGCTGATCAGGCGACCATCATCAAAGCAATGTTCTCGCAGAAACTCGATTTCGATCCGGGCGAACGTTACGCGTATTCCAATTTCGGCTACTGTTTGTTGGGTCGAGTCATCGAAAAACTGACCCACCAATCCTATGAAGACTACGTGAAAGAAAACGTGCTCGCCCCAATCGGCATCACCACGATGCGAATCGGAGCCACGCACTTGCAAGGCCGAGCGAAGAACGAAGTACGCTACTATCAGCCCGGCAAAGGCAAGTCTGTGTTTCAGAAGACTCTGGGTCAGGAAGTCCCGTGGCAATACGGTGCGTGGCATTTGGAGGCAATGGATTCACACGGCGGCTGGATTGCGTCAGCAACGGACCTCGCCAAATTCGCCGCGGCCTTCGACGACCCTCAGCACTGCAAACTACTTTCCGCAGAGAGCATCAAACTGATGTACGAACGACCGCCGGGCTTGGCGGGGCACAAAGAAGACGGTACACCTGAAGATAAGTTCTATTCGCTCGGCTGGATCAATCGCGTCGTTGACGGTGGAAAACTCAATCACTGGCACACGGGTTCACTCAACGGCACCGCGACGATTCTTATCCGCCGACATGACGGCAAGAACTTTGTGGCATTGCTGAACTCGCGAGTCAGTCCGTCATCAGGACATCTCGGCCGAGACATCGATAGCCTGCTGCACAAGGCCGCCAATGACGTCACGGAATGGCCAGACAGTGCTCCCGATTCTGGCGGACACTGA
- a CDS encoding DUF4886 domain-containing protein → MRHITFLIVLLLAASSLPDACAQRSQRKISWVNPKIANVKGLEHKVLASKSLGHDVGYAVWTPPKYDADEEVRYPVVYFLHGAGGTEASDSGGFSSLVASGIRNGAFPEAICVFPNGGMSGYRGEVESMIIDELIPLIDRDYRTKAEASGRALAGFSMGGAGSVRLSILHPELFCAAGSWGGALSWRGSGEDSPLLPAARTSAKKLKSNKFALLTINGDQDRPEAFAPLNKILKPHEIPHKVVTLDDTKHNLGHYYERSADTMLAFLAKQLRGDNAAATAPKRTVRVLTIGNSFAGNARKYLKQIAADGGVDMVIGTANLGGCTLERHAALAKQSATDPANKPYTRVVGSKRSKLSLQEYLVADEWDYVTVQQMSALSFKPETYHPHIDELVAIIRELAPNAELLIHETWAYRPDSDLLKKWGMTQAEMHAGIVNAYGRVAKKFDAKFIPVGSAFNKYRTTEGRRVVVPDPGYDFDNPVHPQLPDQSNSLVVGWYWDTKGEQPKLRIDFKHANIAGCYLAGLVWYEALTGNDARQIEYTPRGIKEGDESFLREVAHSVSFSRHSEQAN, encoded by the coding sequence GTGCGACATATTACATTTCTGATTGTTCTATTGCTTGCCGCCTCGTCATTGCCCGATGCATGTGCTCAGCGTTCGCAACGCAAAATCAGCTGGGTGAACCCGAAGATCGCAAACGTCAAGGGGCTGGAGCACAAAGTGCTGGCCAGCAAGTCGCTCGGTCATGATGTTGGGTACGCCGTCTGGACGCCTCCGAAGTACGACGCAGACGAAGAGGTTCGCTATCCGGTCGTGTACTTCCTGCATGGGGCCGGCGGCACTGAAGCTTCGGATTCCGGTGGGTTCTCATCGCTCGTCGCCAGCGGCATTCGCAATGGCGCATTTCCGGAAGCGATTTGTGTGTTCCCGAACGGCGGGATGAGCGGTTATCGCGGAGAAGTCGAATCGATGATCATTGACGAACTGATTCCGCTGATCGATCGCGACTACCGAACCAAAGCAGAAGCATCCGGGCGAGCACTCGCCGGATTTTCCATGGGCGGGGCGGGTTCCGTGCGGCTGTCGATTCTGCATCCGGAACTGTTTTGTGCGGCTGGCAGCTGGGGCGGCGCTCTTTCGTGGCGTGGCAGCGGTGAAGACAGCCCGTTGCTTCCTGCAGCCAGGACCAGTGCCAAGAAACTGAAGTCAAACAAATTTGCCTTGCTGACAATCAACGGAGATCAGGACCGCCCCGAAGCGTTCGCTCCGCTGAACAAGATACTCAAGCCGCATGAGATTCCGCACAAGGTCGTGACGCTCGACGACACCAAACACAATCTCGGCCACTATTACGAACGGTCGGCCGACACCATGCTGGCGTTTCTGGCAAAACAACTTCGAGGCGACAACGCAGCAGCAACGGCGCCGAAGCGAACTGTGCGAGTACTCACGATTGGCAACAGCTTCGCCGGGAACGCGCGCAAGTATCTGAAGCAGATTGCGGCGGACGGCGGAGTCGACATGGTGATCGGCACCGCCAATCTGGGCGGCTGCACGTTGGAACGGCACGCGGCTTTGGCGAAGCAATCGGCCACGGACCCTGCCAACAAACCGTACACGCGCGTCGTCGGATCGAAACGCAGCAAGCTGAGCCTACAGGAATATCTGGTCGCCGATGAATGGGACTACGTCACGGTTCAGCAGATGAGTGCCCTCAGTTTTAAGCCTGAGACATACCACCCCCACATCGACGAACTGGTCGCCATCATTCGCGAACTCGCACCAAATGCCGAGTTGCTCATTCACGAAACCTGGGCCTACCGGCCGGATTCCGACCTGTTGAAAAAGTGGGGGATGACTCAGGCAGAAATGCACGCTGGCATCGTAAACGCCTACGGCCGCGTCGCAAAGAAATTCGACGCGAAGTTCATTCCCGTCGGTTCGGCATTCAATAAATATCGCACGACGGAAGGACGCAGAGTCGTGGTGCCAGACCCAGGCTACGACTTCGACAACCCTGTTCATCCCCAGCTTCCCGACCAATCAAACTCACTCGTCGTCGGCTGGTACTGGGACACAAAAGGCGAACAACCAAAACTACGCATCGACTTCAAACACGCCAACATCGCTGGCTGCTATCTGGCCGGACTCGTCTGGTACGAAGCTCTCACCGGCAATGACGCTCGTCAAATCGAGTATACGCCGCGTGGTATCAAAGAGGGCGACGAATCGTTTCTTCGCGAAGTTGCTCACTCGGTTTCGTTTAGCCGACACAGCGAACAAGCCAACTAA